The Corallococcus soli DNA window CCTTCAGCGTCTTGCCCACCATGCAGAGCGCGGCGATCTTCGCGAGCGGCACGCCCGTCGCCTTGGAGATGAACGGCACCGTGCGGCTGGCGCGCGGGTTCACCTCCAGGATGTAGATGGTCTTTCCCTGGATGGCGAACTGCACGTTCATCAGCCCCACCACCCCCAGCTCCTTCGCCATGGAGATGGCCTGGTCCTTCATCCGCTCCACCAGGTCCGGCGACAGCGAGTGCGGCGGCAGCGTCGCCGCCGCGTCACCCGAGTGCACCCCCGCCTCCTGGATGTGCTCCAACACGCCGCCAATCAGCACCTGCCCCGTGCGGTCCGCCACGAGATCCAGGTCCACCTCGATGGCGTCCTTCAGGAAGCGATCAATCAACACCGGGTGCTCCGGTGACGCGCTCACCGCCTCGCGCATGTAGCGCTCCAGGCTGGTCGCGTCGTACACCGTCTCCATCGCCCGGCCGCCCAGCACGTACGACGGCCGCACCATCACCGGGTAGCCGATGCGCTCGGCCACCTTGAACGCCTCCGCGTGGCTGCGCGCCACCCCGTTCTCCGGCTGCGTCAGGCCCAGCTTCTCAATCAGCTTGGAGAACTTCTCGCGGTCCTCCGCCCGGTCGATGGCGTCCGGAGACGTGCCCAGGATCGGCAGCCCCGCCTGCTCCAGCGGCACGCTCAGGCGCAGTGGCGTCTGCCCGCCGAACTGCACGATGGCGCCCACCGGCTTCTCGCGCTGGGACACCTCCAGCACGTCCTCAATCGTCAGCGGCTCGAAGTAGAGGCGGTCCGACGTGTCGTAGTCCGTGGACACCGTCTCCGGGTTGCAGTTGACCATCACCGTCTCGTACCCGGCCTCGCGCAGCGCGAAGGCCGCGTGCACGCACGCGTAGTCGAACTCGATGCCCTGCCCGATGCGGATGGGGCCGCTGCCAAGAATCAGCACCTTCTGCCGGTCCGTGGGCGGCGCCTCGTCCTCCTCCTCGTAGGTGGAGTACAGGTAGGGCGTGTACGCCTCGAACTCCGCGGCGCAGGTGTCCACCCGCTTGAACACCGGCCGGATGCCGCGCGCGTGCCGGTGTGCCCGCACCTCCGCCTCCGGGTAGCCCAGCAGGTTGCCCAGGTACTTGTCGGAGAAGCCGTGCGACTTCGCCTGCCGGAGCACGTCGTCCGGGAGCTGATCCAACCGGCCGTGGTCCGCCAGCATCTGCGCCTCGTGCACCAGCGCCTCGATGTGGCGCAGGAACCACGGGTCGATGGCGGACAGCTGGTGCACCTGCTCCACCGTCAGGCCCTCGCGGAACGCCTGCGACACGAACCACGGCCGCTCAGGCCGGGGCACGCGCAGGCCCTCGCGCAGCACCTTCTCCCGCTCCTCCTTCTCCGAGGGCAGGTCCGGCGACTCCAGGCCCACGCGCCCCAGCTCCATGGAGCGCAGCGCCTTCATGTACGCCTCGGGGAAGGTGCGGCCAATGGCCATCACCTCGCCCACGGAGCGCATGCTCGTCGTCAGCGTGCGGTCCGCCTTGGGGAACTTCTCGAAGTTGAAGCGCGGCACCTTCACCACCACGTAGTCCAGCGTCGGCTCGAAGGAGGCCGGCGTGTCGCGGGTGATGTCGTTGCGCAATTCGTCCAGCGTGTAGCCCAGCGCCAGCTTCGCGGCGATCTTCGCGATGGGGTAGCCCGTCGCCTTGGACGCCAGCGCGCTGGAGCGCGAGACGCGCGGGTTCATCTCGATGACGACCATGCGGCCGTCCTGCGGATGGATGCCGAACTGGATGTTGGAGCCGCCCGTCTCCACGCCAATCTCGCGGATGATGGCCAGCGACGCCTGCCGCATGCGCTGGTACTCGCGGTCCGTCAGCGTCTGCGCCGGCGCCACCGTGATGGAGTCGCCGGTGTGCACGCCCATCGGATCCAGGTTTTCGATGGAGCAGATGATGATGACGTTGTCCGCCGAGTCGCGGACCACCTCCAGCTCGAACTCCTTCCACCCGAGCACACTCTCCTCCACGAGGATGGTGGAGGTGGGGCTCGCCTTGAGGCCCGAGCGGCAGATGGCCTCGAACTCCTCGCGGTTGTACGCGATGCCGCCGCCCGTGCCGCCCAGCGTGAACGAGGGGCGGATGATGGCCGGGAAGCCGATGTCCTCCACCAGCGCCATCGCGTCCGTCAGCGTCGTCGCGTAGCCGCTCCGGGGCAGCGCCACGCCAATCTTCTGCATGGCCGCCTTGAAGAGCTGACGGTCCTCCGCCTTGTTGATGGCGTCCAGCGACGCGCCGATGAGGCGCACCCCGTACTTCTCCAGGATGCCCCGCTCCGCCAGCGCCTTGGCCAGGTTGAGCGCCGTCTGCCCGCCCATGGTCGGCAGCAGGGAGTCCGGACGCTCGGCGGCGAGGATCTTCTCCGCCGCCTCCACGGTGATGGGTTCAATGTAGGTGCGGTGCGCGAACTCTGGGTCCGTCATCACCGTGGCGGGGTTGCTGTTGAGCAGCACCACCTCCACGCCCTCGTCCCGAAGCGCCTTGATCGCCTGGGTGCCTGAGTAGTCGAACTCGACGGCCTGCCCGATGACAATCGGGCCCGAGCCAATCACGAGAACCTTCCGGATATCGGTACGCTTGGGCATCGGGCGCCCCCCATACCAACCTCCGTCCCGACATGCACGCGGTGCGTTGTCCCGTGCGAGGATCCCTCCCACCGCCCGCCCGCTCGCAGGTCCTGCGCCCCCAGGTCCTCTGCTACGCTGCCGCGCACTTTTTCCGGAGGTCCCATGCGTCGCTGGTCGTCCCTGGCCCTGCTCGTCCTCGTCTCCGCGCCTGCCTTCGCCCAGGACACCGCTCCCGCCACGCCCGCCCCCGAAGCCCCGGCCCCGGCGCCCACGCCCGAGCCTGCCGCCGCGGAGCCGGTGGCGACGCCCCCCGCCCCCACGGAGGCGACCCCGGCGCCCACGCCCGCGCCTCCCAGGCCCCGCAGGGCAGCCGCGCCGCCAGCCCCCGCCGCGCCCCCTCCCCCTGCCGCGCGCCCGCCAACCCCGGCCCGCGAGGCCGCGCTCCCCGCCGATGACGAGCTGACGCCCGAAGGGCACGCGCGTTCGATGATCCGTGACGAGGCGCGCTTCCTCTTCCAGAGCTTGCTGACGGGGGACGTGCGCACCGCGTCCGCAGAGCTGACGTATCCCTTCCAGTTGGAGGATAAGCGCTTCAACACGCCCGAGGAGCTGGTGCAGGCGTGGGTGAAGCAGCTGCGCGCCCGGCGCACCGACCTGGTCACGCTCTACGACATCGAAGTGCTGCCCCTGACGGAGATGGAGAAGAAGTACGGCAAGCCCCCCGCGCGCCTGGGGCTGGATCCGCGCGCGCTCAAGGACACGTGGGCCGCCGTGGGCAACCTCTCCGGCCACGCGGCCATCTTCCTCTTCCGCAACGGCTCCGACCTGCGCTGGCAGGCCTTCGCCTACACCGACTGACGCAAGCACGAAGGGGCGCCAGGCCCGCCAGGCCCGGCGCCCCCGTTGAAATCCCGCCGCTACCGCCTCAGTGCGCGGTCGCGGACTCCAGCCCGACGAGGCCCGCGCCCGCCTTCAGCGTGAAGGTCGCGGCGGTGGCCTTGCCCGCCTCCACCGTCACCTCCTTCGTGACGGAGACGTAGCCGGCCTTGGAGGCCACCGCGGTGTAGGTGCCGGGCGGCACGTGGATCATCGCGAACATGCCCTCCGCGTCCGACTGCGCGCTGAACGCCGTGTCCGTCAGGGTGACCGTGACGCCCTCATCCGAGGCCGCGCCTTCCAGCGTGACCGCCCCCGCGAAGGAGCCCGTTTCACGCCGCAGCGTGAAGCTCACCGTCTCCGGTTCGCCCGTCACGATGACGACCTTCTCCTCGGGATCATGGCCCACCTTCGAGGCCACGAGGATGAAGACCCCGGACGGCACCTCTTCCAGGACGAAGCCGCCCTGGGCGTTCGTGGTGGTGGTGAACGTGGTGTCCTTGAGGGAGACCGCGACGCCCTCATGGGAGGTGGCGCCCTCCAGCGTGATGGTGCCGGAGAGCCGGGACGTGGCCGCGCCAGGCTCCATCACGATGGCCAGGCTGGTGGTCAGCTTCTCCTCCACGTCCACCGACTCCTGCTGCGACTGGTAGCCCGTCTTCGAGATCGCGACCGTGTAGGTGCCGGCGTTCAAGCCCTCGAAGGCGAACGTCCCCTGGGCGTTCGTCGTGGCGTGGGCATCGGTTTCGTAGAGGTGGAGTTCGACGCCCGCGGGGGGCGCGCCGTCCGCCATCTGGACCGTCCCGGTGATGCGTCCCTTGCGGTTCTCGGGGGCAGGCTCCGGCTCCTTCTCCGCGTCCGGGTCGCACGCCGGGAGGACCGCCAATGCCATGGCCACCACGAGCGCGCTCAGCGCCCCTCTTCGAATCGTGTGCATGTGAGTGTTCTTCCCTGTTGAGTGCGCACCGGGCCTGCGCACGGATGCCGCCGCCTGCGAGTGCAACCGACTCACGAGTGCGGCGCGCGAGCCTCATGACGTGAGGCCCCACGGGAAATTCACACTCCCACGCGACTTTTCAGCTCAGCGCGGCGACGAATTCGCGCAGGCGCTTCAGGCCCTTCTGGAGCACCTCGCGCGAGGTGACGAAGCTCATCCGGATGTAGCCGGGCGCGCCGAACGGATCCCCCGGCACCGCGGCCACGAGGAAGTCGTTGAGCAGCGCCTCGGAAAGCTGGAGGGAGGTGGTGAGCGTCGTGCCCTTGTACGCGCGGCCCAGCAGGCCCCGCACGTCCGCCATCGCGTAGAAGGCGCCTTCCGGCAGCCGGCAGCGGATGCCGTCGATGGCGTTGAGCCCTCCCACGAACAGGTCGCGGCGCTCGCGGTACTCGTTCACCATGGCGGCGATGGTGTCCGACGGGCCGTTGAGCGCCGCCAGCGCCGCCTTCTGGGTGATGGAGGACGCGTTGGAGGTGGACTGGTCCTGCACCATCTGCATGGCGGAGATGAGCGCCTTGGGCCCCGCCGCGTAGCCCAGCCGCCAGCCCGTCATCGCGTAGGACTTGGACAGGCCGTTGGACACGACGAGCCGGGGCACCAGGTCCGGCGCCACGTTGCCGATGTTGAGGAACTCCCCCGTGTAGAGGAGCTTCTCGTACATGTCGTCGGTGATGAGGAGGCAGTCGTGGCCCCGCACCGCGTCCGCGATGCCCTCCAGCGTGGCGCGCGAATACACCGCGCCGGTGGGGTTGGCCGGGCTGTTGAGCACGATGGCGCGCGTGCGCGGCGTGAGCGCGCGGCGGATGGCCTCCGGGTCCGGCGCGTAGCCGTCCTCCTCGCGCGTGGGGACGAAGACGGGCGTGCCGCCCGCCAGGTGCACCATGTCCGGGTAGCTCACCCAGTACGGCGAGAAGATGAGGACCTCATCGCCTTCATCCAGCAGGGCCTGGAAGCAGTTGTAGAGCGACTGCTTGCCCCCGGCCGTCACCACCACCTGGTCCGGGGCGTACTTCAGCCCGTTGTCCTTCTCCAGCTTGCGGCAGATGGCCTCGCGCAGCTCCGGCATGCCCGCGGTGGCGGTGTACTTGGTGAAGCCCGTGCGGATGGCGTCGATGGCCGCCTGCTTCACGAACTCCGGCGTGTCGTAGTCCGGCTCACCCGCGGCGAGCACGACGACGTCCTCGCCCTTCGCGGCGAGCGCCTTCGCGCGCGCGTTGAGGGCCA harbors:
- the carB gene encoding carbamoyl-phosphate synthase large subunit is translated as MPKRTDIRKVLVIGSGPIVIGQAVEFDYSGTQAIKALRDEGVEVVLLNSNPATVMTDPEFAHRTYIEPITVEAAEKILAAERPDSLLPTMGGQTALNLAKALAERGILEKYGVRLIGASLDAINKAEDRQLFKAAMQKIGVALPRSGYATTLTDAMALVEDIGFPAIIRPSFTLGGTGGGIAYNREEFEAICRSGLKASPTSTILVEESVLGWKEFELEVVRDSADNVIIICSIENLDPMGVHTGDSITVAPAQTLTDREYQRMRQASLAIIREIGVETGGSNIQFGIHPQDGRMVVIEMNPRVSRSSALASKATGYPIAKIAAKLALGYTLDELRNDITRDTPASFEPTLDYVVVKVPRFNFEKFPKADRTLTTSMRSVGEVMAIGRTFPEAYMKALRSMELGRVGLESPDLPSEKEEREKVLREGLRVPRPERPWFVSQAFREGLTVEQVHQLSAIDPWFLRHIEALVHEAQMLADHGRLDQLPDDVLRQAKSHGFSDKYLGNLLGYPEAEVRAHRHARGIRPVFKRVDTCAAEFEAYTPYLYSTYEEEDEAPPTDRQKVLILGSGPIRIGQGIEFDYACVHAAFALREAGYETVMVNCNPETVSTDYDTSDRLYFEPLTIEDVLEVSQREKPVGAIVQFGGQTPLRLSVPLEQAGLPILGTSPDAIDRAEDREKFSKLIEKLGLTQPENGVARSHAEAFKVAERIGYPVMVRPSYVLGGRAMETVYDATSLERYMREAVSASPEHPVLIDRFLKDAIEVDLDLVADRTGQVLIGGVLEHIQEAGVHSGDAAATLPPHSLSPDLVERMKDQAISMAKELGVVGLMNVQFAIQGKTIYILEVNPRASRTVPFISKATGVPLAKIAALCMVGKTLKELGRTEETEFKHVAVKESVFPFARFAGVDVILGPEMKSTGEVMGIADDYASAFAKSQLAAGVKLPKAGRVFISVKDEDKPAVVDLAKRLRAMGFTLTSTSGTHGYLRTKGIESQLVQKVKEGRPNIVDKIVDGEIVLVINTTFGKQEISDSFSIRRESLMHSVPYYTTVQAARMAVGALESLKRSDLAVKPLQEYLYGEKGIPPGRQG
- a CDS encoding MSCRAMM family protein; protein product: MHTIRRGALSALVVAMALAVLPACDPDAEKEPEPAPENRKGRITGTVQMADGAPPAGVELHLYETDAHATTNAQGTFAFEGLNAGTYTVAISKTGYQSQQESVDVEEKLTTSLAIVMEPGAATSRLSGTITLEGATSHEGVAVSLKDTTFTTTTNAQGGFVLEEVPSGVFILVASKVGHDPEEKVVIVTGEPETVSFTLRRETGSFAGAVTLEGAASDEGVTVTLTDTAFSAQSDAEGMFAMIHVPPGTYTAVASKAGYVSVTKEVTVEAGKATAATFTLKAGAGLVGLESATAH
- a CDS encoding pyridoxal phosphate-dependent aminotransferase; this encodes MKLARRLHAIKPSATLALNARAKALAAKGEDVVVLAAGEPDYDTPEFVKQAAIDAIRTGFTKYTATAGMPELREAICRKLEKDNGLKYAPDQVVVTAGGKQSLYNCFQALLDEGDEVLIFSPYWVSYPDMVHLAGGTPVFVPTREEDGYAPDPEAIRRALTPRTRAIVLNSPANPTGAVYSRATLEGIADAVRGHDCLLITDDMYEKLLYTGEFLNIGNVAPDLVPRLVVSNGLSKSYAMTGWRLGYAAGPKALISAMQMVQDQSTSNASSITQKAALAALNGPSDTIAAMVNEYRERRDLFVGGLNAIDGIRCRLPEGAFYAMADVRGLLGRAYKGTTLTTSLQLSEALLNDFLVAAVPGDPFGAPGYIRMSFVTSREVLQKGLKRLREFVAALS